In Vigna unguiculata cultivar IT97K-499-35 chromosome 3, ASM411807v1, whole genome shotgun sequence, a single genomic region encodes these proteins:
- the LOC114179421 gene encoding UDP-glycosyltransferase 91A1-like, translating to MSKDKEKVLHIVMFPWLAFGHMIPNLELAKLIAGKGHHVSFVSTPRNIERLPKVSQKLATLINFVKLPLPKVPNLPENAEATTDVPYDAVQYLKKAYDTLEEPFTRFLESSKADWLFYDFAPFWAAYVASKLGIRKAFYSICTPPFLGFLGPPSVLMGHDDSYRQKPEDFIVAPPWVPFPTTVAFRYFEIMRIVDSISSQNNSGVSDTYRFGAGIQNCDVMFIRGCTEFEPEWFHLLESIYQKPVLPVGQLPSTAPVGSEDNDTWRWMKDWLDKQARESVVYVAFGSEAKPTQDEVTEIALGLEKSKLPFLWLLRVQRGPCDPDVLRLPEGFEERIKGRGVVCSSWAPQLKILEHVAVGGFLTHSGWTSVVEAVQNEKPLVLLTFLADQGINARVLEEKKMGYSVPRDERDGSFSSDSVADSLKLVMGEEEGKIYRERIKEMKDLFVNGERQDRYIDNLIHNLKSLSKC from the coding sequence ATGTCGAAAGATAAGGAAAAGGTTCTACACATAGTAATGTTTCCATGGCTAGCCTTTGGTCACATGATCCCAAACCTTGAGCTAGCGAAGCTCATTGCCGGAAAGGGTCACCATGTGAGCTTCGTATCCACTCCACGAAACATAGAGCGTCTCCCCAAAGTCTCACAAAAATTGGCCACACTCATCAACTTCGTCAAGCTTCCGCTGCCCAAAGTCCCAAACCTTCCAGAAAATGCAGAGGCCACCACCGACGTCCCCTACGACGCCGTTCAATACCTCAAGAAAGCCTACGATACTTTGGAAGAACCCTTCACCCGTTTTCTCGAATCTTCCAAAGCCGATTGGCTCTTCTACGACTTCGCTCCCTTCTGGGCAGCTTATGTAGCTTCCAAACTTGGCATAAGGAAGGCCTTTTACAGCATTTGCACTCCACCCTTCCTGGGCTTCTTAGGGCCCCCTTCCGTTCTCATGGGCCACGACGATTCATACCGCCAAAAACCCGAAGACTTCATCGTTGCTCCTCCGTGGGTCCCCTTTCCGACCACCGTCGCCTTCCGTTACTTCGAGATCATGCGAATCGTGGACAGCATCTCCTCCCAAAACAACTCCGGCGTTTCCGACACGTACCGGTTCGGTGCCGGTATTCAGAACTGCGATGTCATGTTCATTCGAGGCTGCACGGAGTTCGAACCGGAGTGGTTTCACCTGCTGGAGAGCATTTACCAGAAGCCGGTTCTCCCGGTGGGGCAGCTCCCCAGCACGGCGCCTGTTGGCAGCGAGGACAACGACACGTGGCGGTGGATGAAGGACTGGTTGGACAAGCAGGCGCGTGAGAGCGTTGTGTACGTGGCGTTCGGGAGCGAAGCGAAACCGACGCAAGATGAAGTGACGGAGATAGCTTTAGGTTTGGAAAAATCGAAGCTTCCGTTTTTGTGGTTGCTGAGGGTTCAGCGTGGGCCGTGTGACCCAGACGTGCTGCGTTTGCCGGAAGGGTTCGAGGAGCGAATTAAGGGACGTGGAGTTGTGTGCAGCAGTTGGGCGCCGCAGTTGAAGATATTGGAACACGTGGCTGTCGGTGGGTTCTTGACTCACTCCGGTTGGACATCTGTGGTGGAGGCTGTTCAGAACGAGAAACCGTTGGTTCTGTTAACGTTCTTGGCAGACCAAGGGATAAATGCGAGGGTGTTGGAGGAGAAGAAGATGGGGTACTCTGTGCCCAGAGATGAACGAGATGGATCGTTCTCGAGTGACTCGGTCGCTGACTCATTGAAACTGGTTATGGGTGAAGAAGAGGGAAAGATCTACAGAGAAAGAATCAAAGAGATGAAGGATTTGTTTGTGAATGGAGAGCGACAGGATAGGTATATCGATAATCTCATACACAACCTTAAAAGCCTCTCTAAATGTTAG
- the LOC114177301 gene encoding receptor-like cytosolic serine/threonine-protein kinase RBK1, with product MEKVEKKGKDTKEKKWTRKLELPSIMGNPKKEVASDDDVLTSPRDVFGVPVSGTDSDSTGSSNYEVLASPGLVANRGQVRDAQTQQWKTMIDVLRFKSVRRFSTIPLLGASYEISRRSLRNKLARIRPASDDDDLDSCIDIDGIATKPSWKNFNYADLVAATDDFNPKNMIGKGGHAEVYKGSLPDGRVVAVKRLMRSEKDIEDTAGDFLSELGIIAHINHPNATRLIGFGIDQGLYFVLQLAPHGSLASLLFGPQCLEWNRRFKVAVGVAKGLQYLHHDCPRRIIHRDIKASNILLNNDDEAEISDFGLAKWLPDKWAHHVVFPIEGTFGYLAPEYFMHGIVDEKTDVFAFGVLLLELITGRRAVDSNSRESLVIWAKPLLDAKVVKELVDPRLKANYDLAEMKCCMATASLCIHHMSSKRPYMDQVVQLLKGEEVAVELNHNSPTPRSLLIDACDLEDYTCSNYLNDLNRHKQLLME from the exons atggagaaagtagagaaaaagggTAAAGATacgaaagaaaagaaatggacgCGGAAACTGGAGTTACCGTCGATAATGGGGAACCCGAAGAAAGAGGTTGCATCTGACGACGACGTATTGACGTCGCCGAGGGATGTATTTGGGGTTCCCGTTTCGGGAACGGATTCGGACAGCACGGGGAGTAGCAACTATGAAGTGCTTGCATCGCCCGGATTAGTCGCCAATCGGGGCCAAGTGAGAGACGCGCAAACCCAGCAATGGAAGACGATGATCGACGTGTTGAGGTTCAAGTCCGTTAGAAGATTCTCCACGATTCCTCTGCTTGGGGCGAGTTACGAGATCTCGCGCCGGAGCCTGAGGAACAAGTTGGCGCGTATTCGACCCGCCAGTGACGACGATGATTTGGATTCTTGTATTGACATTGACGGCATTGCCACCAAGCCTTCTTGGAAGAACTTCAATTACGCTGACCTCGTCGCTGCAACCGACGATTTCAACCCAA AGAACATGATCGGAAAGGGTGGTCATGCTGAAGTGTACAAAGGAAGCTTACCGGATGGTCGAGTTGTAGCAGTTAAGAGGCTAATGAGAAGTGAAAAGGACATTGAGGACACAGCTGGTGATTTCTTGTCAGAGCTTGGAATCATCGCTCACATTAACCACCCAAATGCAACACGCTTGATAGGGTTTGGGATCGACCAAGGTCTCTATTTTGTTCTACAATTGGCCCCACATGGCAGCCTTGCCTCTCTGCTCTTTG GACCTCAATGTCTGGAGTGGAATAGAAGGTTTAAAGTGGCTGTTGGGGTTGCAAAAGGATTGCAGTATCTCCACCACGATTGCCCAAGAAGAATCATTCACAGAGACATCAAAGCCTCAAATATATTACTCAACAACGATGATGAAGCTGAG ATATCAGACTTTGGATTGGCAAAGTGGCTCCCAGATAAGTGGGCTCACCATGTTGTCTTCCCCATAGAAGGCACATTTGG ATATTTAGCTCCGGAGTACTTCATGCATGGAATAGTTGATGAGAAGACTGATGTGTTTGCATTTGGGGTTTTGTTACTCGAGCTCATAACAGGTCGTCGTGCAGTTGATTCAAATAGTAGGGAGAGTCTTGTGATCTGG GCCAAACCACTTCTGGATGCAAAGGTGGTGAAAGAATTGGTAGACCCCAGATTAAAAGCTAATTATGATCTGGCAGAAATGAAGTGTTGCATGGCAACGGCTTCCTTGTGCATCCATCACATGTCCTCTAAGCGGCCATACATGGATCAG GTTGTGCAGCTACTGAAAGGAGAAGAGGTGGCAGTAGAACTGAATCACAACTCACCTACTCCGAGATCACTGTTGATAGATGCATGTGACCTGGAAGATTACACTTGCTCTAACTATTTGAACGACCTCAATCGCCACAAGCAATTGCTGATGGAGTGA
- the LOC114176974 gene encoding UDP-glycosyltransferase 91A1-like: protein MKVKEDAVLALLICLCSAMARNEERLHIVMFPWLAFGHMIPNLELAKLIAEKGHHVSFVSTPRNIERLPKVSPNLATLINFVKLPLPKVPNLPENAEATTDVPYDVVQYLKKAYDALEEPFTRFLESSNADWLFYDFIPFWAASVASKLGIGTVFFSIYTVPLMTFMGPAMFLTGAEPSPRTKLEDYTVPPLWIPFPTTVAFRYYEVVKIADSLSDNESGVADTYRLGRTIQNCDFVAIRGCTRFERQWFQVLEDIYQKPVIPVGQLPNTVSKEGEEKDTWQWMIDWLDKQVEGTVVYVAFGSEAKPSQEEVTEIGLGLEKSKLPFLWVLKLQRGPCDPEVLRLPEGFEERTRGRGVVCSTWVPQLKILGHVAVGGFLTHSGWSSVVEAVQNEKPMVLLTFLADQGINARVLEEKKMGYSVPRDEHDGSFTSDSVAHSLRLVMFEEEGRPYRENIKDVKDLFVNTENQERYIENLLNLLSERRAPNLMA, encoded by the exons ATGAAAGTAAAGGAAGATGCAGTTTTAGCACTTTTGATTTGTTTGTGTTCGGCCATGGCAAGAAACGAAGAAAGGCTTCACATAGTAATGTTTCCATGGCTAGCCTTTGGACACATGATCCCGAACCTCGAGCTAGCCAAGCTCATTGCTGAAAAGGGTCATCATGTGAGCTTCGTATCCACCCCACGAAACATAGAGCGTCTCCCCAAAGTCTCACCAAACTTGGCCACACTCATCAACTTCGTCAAGCTTCCGCTGCCTAAAGTCCCAAACCTTCCGGAAAACGCAGAGGCCACCACCGACGTCCCCTACGACGTCGTTCAATACCTCAAGAAAGCCTACGATGCTTTGGAAGAACCCTTCACCCGTTTTCTCGAATCTTCCAACGCCGATTGGCTCTTCTACGACTTCATTCCCTTCTGGGCAGCTTCTGTGGCTTCCAAACTCGGTATCGGAACCGTCTTCTTCAGCATTTATACGGTTCCCTTAATGACTTTCATGGGACCGGCTATGTTTTTGACCGGCGCTGAGCCGTCGCCCCGGACTAAACTTGAAGACTATACTGTTCCTCCGCTGTGGATCCCGTTTCCCACCACTGTGGCGTTTCGCTACTACGAGGTCGTGAAAATCGCCGACAGTCTCTCCGACAACGAGTCCGGCGTTGCAGACACGTACAGGTTGGGTCGTACTATCCAGAACTGCGATTTCGTCGCCATAAGAGGCTGCACCCGATTCGAACGACAATGGTTCCAG GTGCTGGAAGATATCTACCAGAAACCTGTTATCCCGGTGGGTCAACTCCCAAACACGGTGTCTAAGGAAGGTGAAGAGAAGGACACGTGGCAGTGGATGATAGATTGGTTGGACAAGCAGGTAGAAGGCACAGTGGTGTACGTGGCATTTGGAAGCGAAGCAAAACCGAGTCAAGAGGAAGTGACGGAAATAGGTTTGGGTTTAGAAAAATCGAAGCTTCCATTTTTGTGGGTGCTAAAGCTTCAGCGAGGTCCTTGTGATCCAGAAGTGTTGCGATTGCCGGAAGGGTTTGAGGAACGAACAAGAGGGCGTGGAGTTGTGTGCAGCACGTGGGTGCCACAGTTGAAGATATTGGGGCACGTGGCTGTTGGTGGGTTCTTGACACACTCTGGTTGGTCCTCTGTTGTGGAGGCTGTTCAAAACGAGAAACCTATGGTGCTGTTGACTTTTCTGGCAGATCAAGGGATAAACGCGAGGGTGTTGGAGGAGAAGAAAATGGGGTATTCTGTGCCCAGAGATGAACACGATGGATCGTTCACCAGTGACTCTGTGGCTCACTCCCTCAGATTGGTTATGTTTGAAGAAGAAGGAAGGCCTTATAGGGAGAATATTAAAGATGTGAAGGACTTATTTGTTAATACAGAGAATCAAGAAAGATACATTGAAAACTTGTTGAATTTGCTTAGCGAGAGAAGAGCTCCAAACTTGATGGCCTAA
- the LOC114179084 gene encoding uncharacterized protein LOC114179084: MTTEAMLQLGILIITLSLFFIMHTIRSQTTQTRTRTRNKNRPPEPNRHLIQASRHLARARSTSHRAQHAKSAIMEIDKALSIWPRDPWAHILRAQAQDLMGHRIAAIKSLDAALSSPAAKSLSAEERADALVRRAEMKVGVNRRRRVESAIEDLVEAVEVDERKGSEWEVMCLLGKCYEWKGMKEEATDAFQKVLQVHPHSEEARDSLHRLGLFTDK; the protein is encoded by the coding sequence ATGACGACAGAGGCCATGCTGCAGTTGGGCATTTTAATCATAACCCTTTCTTTGTTCTTCATCATGCACACTATTCGTAGCCAAACAACCCAAACCAGAACCCGAACCCGCAACAAGAACCGCCCACCTGAACCGAACCGCCACTTAATCCAAGCATCGCGCCACCTGGCACGGGCCAGATCCACCTCGCACCGAGCCCAACACGCCAAGAGCGCTATCATGGAAATCGACAAAGCCCTCTCCATTTGGCCCAGAGACCCGTGGGCCCACATCCTCCGAGCACAAGCCCAGGACCTCATGGGCCACCGCATCGCCGCCATCAAATCCCTCGACGCCGCCCTATCCTCGCCGGCGGCCAAGTCCCTATCCGCCGAGGAGCGAGCTGACGCGCTGGTGAGGAGGGCGGAGATGAAAGTGGGCGTTAACCGGCGGCGGCGGGTTGAGTCGGCGATTGAGGATTTGGTGGAGGCCGTGGAAGTGGATGAAAGGAAAGGGAGTGAGTGGGAGGTGATGTGCTTGCTCGGAAAGTGTTACGAATGGAAAGGAATGAAAGAAGAGGCTACGGATGCGTTCCAGAAGGTTCTTCAGGTTCATCCTCATTCGGAGGAGGCTCGTGATAGTTTACATCGATTAGGACTTTTTACAGATAAATGA